The Synechococcus sp. HK05 DNA segment AGCTTCCCCAGCGGCCGGTGCTGCGGCTGGAGAGTTTGGCGCGTACACCAATAAACGGAGCCGCACCCAGGGCTTTGCTGGCGCTGATGATCCGCTCCACCTCATCGGCCTGCTCGATCACCACCACCGGCTGGCGGCCGAGGCGGCGGGCCAGGATCGCGGTTTCGATGTAGCGCTGGTCTTTGTAGCCGTTGCAGATCAACAGCGCTTCCGGGTCGTCGATCAGCGAGAGGGCAATCAGCAGCTCCGCTTTGCTGCCGGCCTCCAGGCCGAAGTGCCAACGCTTGCCGCAGGCCACCAGCTCCTCCACCACGTGGCGCTGCTGGTTGCACTTCACCGGAAACACGCCCTGGTAGCGGCCGGCGTAGCCGTATTGCGCGATGGCGCGCTCAAAGGCGGCGTGCAGGCGCTCGAGCCGATCTTCGAGGATGTCGTCGAAGCGGATCAGCAGCGGCAGGCCGAGGTTGCGGCCCTCCAGCCCTTGCACCAGCTCCAGTAGATCGAGACTGCCGCCCCGTTCTCCCTGGGGCTGCACGCTGATGTGGCCGCGCGCGTTCACGGAGAAGTAGGGCTCGCCCCAACGGGTGAGGCCATAGAGCTCGGCGCTGTCGGCGGGAGTCCAGCGCTGCTGCTGGCCTGCGATGGCGGAGGGGGCGGTCACCACAGGCTGCGGAGGTGCGGGTAGGCCCTGATTTTGGGGTCTGCTGTCACCAGGGGGATGGTGTGGTCAGAGGAGCTGGAGATCCAGGCCGTGATCCACGAAGTTCAGAAAGTCGCGATCGAGTGTGATGAGCCTCCAGTGGCCTGCCACAGCGAAGGCAGCCAGATAGGCGTCCATCCAACGTTTCGGCGCTGCCTGATCCAGGCAGGCGAGCTTCATCCAGCCCGGCATCAGGTTGGGTGGCTCCTCCACAACAGCCACCTGCGGCAGAGCCGAGAGGCTTTGCAGGGCGTGGAAGGCGTCGCGGTTGGTGGCTTTCGGAACTCCGTAGGCCTTGAGCAGTGTTGGCGTTGAGGCCAGGCGCAGAAAGCTCTGCTGGCTTGCCCGGCACCAGAGCCAGGGTTGATCCGGTGTGGCCTCCAGCAGGGCTTGGCGCGTCTGCTGATGGCAGGGATGCGCCTCGAAGCTCACGGCGAGCCATACGCAGGTGTCAATCAGGCAGGCCGGCACGCAGGCGGTCCTCCTCGGCGAGGGTGCTTTGCTCCAGGGCCAGCAGTTGCTCCAGCGGTGGCGTGATGCCTGAGCTGGCGGGATCGCGGCGAAACAGCGGCAGGCCATCGGGGGCGATCTCAAGGGCCCCTGAGCTGGATCCCGTGGGCGCCACGGGCAGCTCACTCAATCCCTGGCGGATGTAGTCGGCCACGAGCTCTTTAAACGGGCGGCCCAGCTGGAGTGCGCGCTGGCGTGCCTGCTGCACCAGCACATCGGGAAGGTCGATGGTGGTTTTCATGGCACCGCCTCCTTGCACCCAGTTTACTGGCTTCCTGGTTTGCTGGCTTACGGGGTGTTGGCGCCTGTGCTTGCCAACCGGTAGCCCCGCCGCGGACGATGGGCCGGATCTGAACCTTTTGTTTCCATGGCTGCTGAACGCACTTTTGTTGCCATCAAGCCCGATGGCGTGCAGCGCGGCCTGGTGGGCGAGATCCTCGGCCGCTTCGAGCGCAAGGGCTTCAAGCTGGTGGGCCTCAAGCAGCTCACCCCCAGCCGTGAGCTGGCCGAGAGCCACTACGGCGTGCACCGCGAGCGCCCTTTCTTCGCTGGCCTGGTCGACTTCATCACCTCCGGCCCCGTGGTGGCGATGGTGTGGGAAGGCGATGGCGTGATCGCCAGCGCCCGCAAGCTGATCGGCGCCACCAAGCCCCTGGAAGCTGAGCCCGGCACCATCCGCGGTGACCTGGCCGTGAACATCGGCCGCAACGTGATCCACGGCTCCGACGCTCCCGAAACCGCCCAGTTCGAGATCGGTCTGTGGTTCCAGCCCTCCGAGCTGAGTGACTGGACCCCCGCTGATCAGACCTGGCGCGTGGAGGGCTGAGGCCCGGGAGTGGTGCTGGCTGCGGCTCAGGCTGTGGCCAGCGCTGCCCATAGCAGCTTGCAGAGCAGGTGCAGGCCTTGATCAGCGCCCATCGAGTAGCGCTGCCTGCACTTGCCGAGATCAATCAGGGTGTGCAATCCCCATTCCGCGAGCCCCAGGAGGGGCACGCCGGTGATCAGCGCCACCAGCAGCCCATGGATGCCCCCGTGGGCGCTTACCCACCAGCGCCACGACACGCTGCCAGAGCAGCCTGGACATTTCTCCTGGGCCATGCGGTCGCCCTGAAGACCGAAATCACCCAGGAAGTGGCCCATGCAGAGCAAGGCCAGCAGGTTGAAGAAGGGCAGCGGATCCATCGCGCAGGTCTGGCCCCGGTTGCATCCCCATGCTGCTGCGGGTCCGGGGCTCTGACTGCCCTTTGAGGTGATCCGTTGCGCAGGCTTATCCCCCGAAGCGATCCCAGCGGAAGAGCTCCAACAGGGCCTGTTGGTCTGGGTTGCAGCCTTCCGGGCTGAGGTTGGCGCTCAGCAGTTCGGCCGTGATCGCCGCCAGCAGCACACCGTTGCGGTGGTGACCGGCGGCCAGCTGCAGCCCGTTCAGCGGACTGGCCCCCAGCAGCGGCCCTTCATCGGGGGTGCAGGGCCTGAAGCCCCACCAGCGCTCCATCGGTGGCCACTGGCTCGCCTCGGGCAGCAAGGCCTCGATTCCGGCCTGGAGCTGCCGCTGCCCGAAGGGAGTGAGCCCTTCCGTGAAGCCCGCTTCCCGTTCGCTGGTGGCGCCCACCACCAGCAGGCCGTCTTCGCGGGGCACGAGGTAGGTGCCAGGTCCAAAGATCACCCGCTGCAGGGCCTCCCGTGGACCCTGCAGCGAGAGCATCTGCCCCTTCACCGGGAACACCGGCAGCTCGGGCAACAGTTGGGCGCTCCAGGCACCGCTGCAGAGCACCGCAGCCTCGGTCTGCAGGGTCTCCACATGGGCCGCGGCATCACGCACCCGCACGCCCGTGAGCTGGTGGTTGTTGTGCAGGAGCTCCAGCACCTCGACGCCTTCCTGGAAGCGCACACCCAGTTCCACGCAGGCGCGCTCCAGCGCCCGCATCAGCTGGCGGCGGTTGTCGATCTGGCCGTCCTGGCGGAACAGCAGCCCGGCCTGCCAGCCGGGGCCGATACCCGGCAGTTCGCGCTCCAGGCCGTCACGATCCAGGGCCTCGCCCCACGGGGCCGTGGGGTACACGTCGCGCTCGGCGGCCGTGGCAAAGGGCACCACGATTCCGCAGGGTCGCAGGCCGCAGCTGAGGCCGCTGTCGGCCTCAATCTGCGCCACCCAGCCAGGGATGCGCTCCAGGCTGCGCTGGCCGAGCTGCAGCAGGGCGCCGCTGAGGCCCTCCGCATGGGGCGCGAGCATGCCGGCGGCCACAAATCCCGCCGCTTCGCTGCGCCGGCGGCTCAGCACTTCCACAGCTCGGCCGCCTCTGGCCAGGGCATGGGCAATCGCCAGACCCATCAACCCCCCGCCCAGGATCAGCACCGGCGTATCGGTGTTGGTCGCAGGGGTGGCGGCCATGGCTGGGGGGCAGCGGCGAAGGGCACTTCAGTGTTTCAGCCCGCAGCGGTTGATGGCCACCGGCGCCCTTCCATAGGATCGGCCCACGCTTGGAGATGACACATGGCTGCTGAGGCCGCCTGGGAAGCCGTGATCGGCCTGGAGACCCACGTGCAGCTGGGCACCAACAGCAAGATCTTCACCAGTGCCTCCACGGCCTTTGGCGACGACCCCAACACCCACATCGATCCGGTGGTGTGTGGCCTGCCGGGCACGTTGCCGGTGCTTAATCAGAAGGTGCTGGAGTATGCGGTGAAGGCGGCGATGGCGCTCAACCTCAACATCGCCGAGCACAGCAAGTTCGACCGCAAGCAATATTTCTATCCCGACCTGCCGAAGAACTACCAGATCTCCCAGTACGACGAGCCCATCGCCGAAGAAGGCTGGATTGAAGTGGAGGTGGCGGAGAAGGGCAAAGACACCTACCTCAAGCGCATCGGCATCGAACGCCTGCATATGGAAGAAGACGCCGGCAAGCTCGTGCACGCCGGCAGCGATCGCCTGGCGGGCTCCACCCATTCACTGGTGGATTACAACCGCGCCGGTGTGGCCCTTGCGGAGATCGTGAGCAAGCCGGATCTGCGCACCGGGCGTGAGGCAGCGGAATATGCCTCCGAGATTCGCCGGATCATGCGCTATCTCGGCGTGAGCGACGGCAACATGCAGGAGGGTTCCCTGCGCTGCGACGTGAACATCTCCGTGCGCCGCGGGCCCGATGCCCCCTTCGGCACGAAGGTGGAGATCAAGAACATGAACTCGTTCTCCGCCATCCAGAAGGCCTGTGAGTACGAGATCCAGCGCCAGATCAAGGCCTACGAGAGCGGCGAGCCGGTGGTGCAGGAAACGCGCCTCTGGGATGAAGGCAAGCAGCTCACCAAGAGCATGCGCGGCAAGGAAGGTGCCAGCGATTACCGCTACTTCCCCGATCCCGACCTGGGCCCGATCGAGGTGAGCGTCGAGCGGCGCGAAGGCTGGCGTGCTGAGTTGCCCGAGCTGCCTGCTGCCAAGCGCCACCGCTATGCCGAAACCCTGGGGCTCTCCCAGTACGACGCCCGCGTGCTCACCGATGAGCGCCCGATGGCCGAATACTTCGAGGCAGCCGTCGCCGCCGGTGCCGATCCCAAGGGCCTGGCCAATTGGATCACCGGCGATATCGCTGCCTATGTGAATGCCAATCGCCTCTCCTACGCCACGCTCCCCTTCCGCCCCGAGCAACTGGCGGAGATGGTGCAGCTGATCGATGGCGGCAAGATCAGCGGCAAGATCGCTAAGGAGATCCTGCCCGAGCTGCTGGAGAAGGGCGGCTCACCGGCGGCGATCGTGGAAGCCAAGGGCCTCGGCATGATCAGCGACCCTGCGGCGATCACGGCGATCGTGGAGGAGCTGCTGGCCGCTCACCCTGAGGAGGTGGAGGCTTTCCGCGGCGGTAAGACCAAGCTGCAAGGCTTCTTCGTGGGTCAGCTGATGAAGAAAACCGGTGGCAAAGCCGATCCAAAGCTGGCGAACCAGATCCTTAATCAGAAGCTGAAGGGCTGAGGCTGGCTGTTGGCAGATAAAGAAAATAACTTATAATTGGTCATCGCATCTCTTCTATGCCGTCACTGCCACGATTTGCGGATAAGCCGTTTCAATTGGTGCCAACGCCCGGAAGGCTCCAGTCGGCCTTGATTGGTGAATATAAATCGATGATTTTTGAGCCTATTCTTGAGGTTCCGCAGGTTGACGGTGACTATGGCCAAGCCGTTGTTCATGGAATTTCTTCTGCAAAGGCTTCTTCCCCGCAGCTTGCTTATGCACCGATAAGCCCTGAGCTCATGGAGCTTGCTTATGTTGAGATTACCCCGTTGATTGAGGCCTGGGCGGGGTGTCGCTTAGAGCGTAGTTGGGGTTATGGCATTCGTAGTTATGGCCCGGGGTCAAAGTTGCATGTGCATCGCGATCGCGTTGATACTCATGTTGTAAGTTGTATTGTCCATGTTGACGATGATGCTCCTGCTTCATGGCCCCTAGACTTTGTTGACCACGAAGGACAGCTTCACGAAGTCTGCTTTCGCCCTGGTCAAATGCTTTTCTACGAAAGTCTTTGTCCCCACGCTCGTGTCCAGCCTTTTAATGGAAAATACTACCGAAATATGTATTTTCACTGGCGTCCGGTTGACTGGGATCCTTCGCCTTATTCCGGCTTTCGGTGCAAGTTTTCAAGTCTTGAAGAGGCTCAGCAGGATTGTATCCAGTTGGCCACTTCAGGCTGTGAATTGATTCCTCAGGATTGGAAGGAATGGCTGCGCCTGAACTTTAGTCGCGGTTGTGATCGCCAAGGGATGATCGAGCGAGCACAGCGGGATGGTGGATTTTCACCTTCGGTGCTCGAGGCATTCCTGGATCGCCTCGGGGAGGACAATGGGGTGACCCTCGCAGATGCGACTGAAACGAAGTTCGATTCTGCCAATTTGGCGGATCAGGATTCAACGAGTGTCCTGAGCTGGTTGCAGTGGTTTGAAGCGCCTCTGACAAAGCCCGATCACGCGCCTAGGGCTTGGAAGCTTGATACGGCCTTGGCTCAAATCTATGAATTGCCTGACCTGCTGAGTCGAGAAGATTGTGAATTATTGATTGGTGCTATTAATCGACAACTCGTGCCCTCATCGGTCACGCGGGGCGAGAGTGCTTATCGGACAAGCCGTACCTGCCATCTTCACGATAGTGATTCGGGGCTTTCTGCGAGAATTGATCAATACTTATCAAGTCTTCTAGGTGTGGATCCGAGTCTGTCGGAGCCTTTGCAGGGACAGTGCTATGGGCCAGGTCAATATTTCAAGGAGCATACCGATTGGTTCGCTCCAGGCACCGAGGAGTTTTCTGAACATGCCCATCCTGGTGGACAACGTACCTGGACAGTTATGATCTATTTGAATACCGTTCAGCGTGGTGGTAAAACTTGTTTTAAGCATTTAAATCGTTGCTATTCGCCCATCCAGGGCTTTGCCCTAGCTTGGAATAATTTGATGGCAGATGGCTCTCCGAATCCCTATACCTTGCATGAGGCGATGCCTGTAGAGGAGGGTGAGAAGTGGGTGATCACCAAATGGTTTAGGGCGCTGCCGGGTCGTAATGGCTAGGCCATGAAAGCGATCCTGGCTTTTTCGATGTTTTTCTGTCTTCCTTGCTTTTAGGCATTCGATTAACTTGGTTCTGGCGGACTCGTTTGCTGTGCAAGTGCTTATATGTTTGTCCTTGCATTGCATTGCGAAGGTTGTCGTTATTCTTTGCAGCTGCGGAATGTGTCGTGGTCTCTATCTGTGTGCCATGGGGATGAATATTGCCTTGTTTGAACCTGCGTGTGTGCGGTTTTGCTTGCCGCGTTGAAAGACGTCGTCGCATTGCAGATCGGTTTCGATGCGGGCGAGCCAAGTCCTGCATAGAAAGTTGAAGGGCTTCGGCTCAGGCTTCGCTTCCCTGTGATCAACGGCACAGGGCTGGATGAGCGGGGTCAATAGCTGGAGCGGTTGTGTCGGCGAGCTTGGGTGTATCGGAAGGAAACAGCCCCAACCGCTTCATTCACTCACTCACACGCACGTTTCAAAGCCATGACCCTCAAAGCTTCCGCCGCTGCCGCTCTGCTTGCTGGTGCTGCCACTCTGTCGATCGCTGCACCTGCGGCCCATGCTCAGAACTTCGGGATTTACGGTGCCTGTGATTCCGGTTCGGTGAACATCAGCGGTAATGGTGGCGGATTCAATGCTTCCGGTCGTGATTGCACCGCAGCGCGTGACTGGCAATCGAAGGAAAATGCCCGCGACCGCCAGCACGTTACCCAGGATCAGCTGATTGGCCTGGGCGGCAATCTGACCACAGGCCTGATCATGAATGCGCAGAACCGCCAGCCGCAGGTGCAGCCCCAGCCTTTGTGGCAGGTTGCTGCACCTAGCACCACCGAGCTGGAGTTGATGCGCCAACAGCAGGAAATCGAACTGCTGAAGCTGAAGTTGCAACTGGCGTACCAGCAAAACGGCAGCACCTATACGAATGCATCGGTCATGCAGCCCATGGGGGGTTACGTGATGGTTCCGGCTCGATGACTGCGTCGCAATCGCCGCTTGATCACTCCCTCGCTCTAATCACCATGCATGCTCCTTCGATTGTTCGGCTCCCTGTTGCCGTTGTGCTGGCTGCTTGTTCTGCCGCCGGCCTCGCGTTCGGTGTTCCGGCAGGAGCCCAGCCTTCCGACACCTGCTCCACCCATCAGCTGGGGCTCCATGTGGATGGATCGCGGTTCGTGCTCCAGCATCAAGCCTGCGGCGCCCCTGATCAGCCCGAGCTGGAGCGCCCGGCGCCGCGCGGTCCTCTGCTCAACAGCAACCTCTTGGAGCGTTTGCTGGAGCTCAGGCCTCTGGTCCAGCGGGAGTTATCCGTCCAGCGCTGATGCTTTGAGCAGGTGGCCGAGCCGTGCTGGAAGTTGGCTGGGGTCTGTGCGGTTGTCGATCAGCTGATCGGCCAAGGGCCGTTTGCGCTCCAGGGGCCACTGGGCCTGGATGCGCGCCTCCGCCGCCGCTTCGCTGAGCCCATCGCGTTGCATCAGGCGCTCCAGCTGCTGCTCCGGTTCGCAGTCCACCAGCCACACCTCACTGCACAGGCCCTCGAGGCCGGCTTCAAACAGCAGCGGAACCACCAGCACCACCGCTGGGGCGCTCGCCAGCCTGGCGAGCTCGTCTTCAAACCGTGCGCGCACCAGCGGGTGCACCAGTTGCTCCAGCCAGCTTCGTTCCTGGGGAGCGTTGAACACGATCTGGCCCAGTGCCGCTCGATTGATCACGCCCGCTGCGGCAGCGCTGCCTTCGCCCCGCACCACCTCCCCATAACGCTCAAGCACCGCAGCCGCACCGGCAGTCCCCGGAGCCAACGCCTCCCGCGCATACACATCCGCATCCAGCACCGGCAGCCCCTGCTGCTCCAGCCAACGGGCCACGGTGCTTTTGCCACTCGCGATCCCGCCGGTGAGGCCAATGCGGCGTTGCGGTCCGCTCCAGCGGGGCGAGGCGGGCATCGGCGGGCTGGGGCGCGGGCGATCAGCGCTCAGAATCGCAGCATTCGAGCGAGTGGCGGCGGCCGTGACTCACCCCTGGTATCCCATCCCCGGCGGCGTGACAGCCCCTGAGGGTTTCCTGGCCGCTGGCATCACCGCTGGCCTCAAGGCCTCCGGTAAGCCCGATCTCTCGCTGCTACTGGCGCCAGAAGGGGCGGTATGCGCCGGCACGTTCACCACCTCGCTGGTGCGGGCCGCCTGCGTGGATCTCTGCGCCGAACGGCTGCAGGCCAGTGGCGGCCATGCCCGGGCTGTGCTCACCAATTCCGGTCAGGCCAATGCCTGCACGGGCGATCGTGGCTTGATCGACAGCCAGCGCGCCACCCAGGCCATGGCCGATCGGTTGGGGCTGGCGGCGGAGGAGGTGCTGATCTGCTCCACCGGGGTGATCGGCGTGCCGATCCCGATGGACACGCTGCTGGCGGGGCTGGATCCCCTCGTGGCGGCCCTCAGCGCCGAGGGGGGAGCTGATGCGGCCACGGCGATCCTCACCACCGATCTGATCGACAAACAGATCGCCCTCGAGGCCGAGCTGGGCGGTCGCCGCGTGCGCATCGGCGGCATGGCCAAGGGCTCGGGAATGATCCACCCCAACATGGCCACCATGCTCGGTTACCTGAGCTGCGATGCCGGCGTACCGCCTGAGGTGTGGCAGGCGATGGTGAAGCGGGCGGTGGATCGCTCCTTCAATGCGATCACGGTGGACGGCGACACCAGCACCAACGACACATACCTGGCGTTTGCAGCCGGTGAGCCCTTGAGCCCCGAGCACTTCGACGCACTGGAGGCCGGCCTGACGGCGGTGTCGCAACATCTGGCCAAGGCGATTGCCCGCGATGGCGAGGGCGCCACCTGTTTGCTGGAGGTGCAGGTGGAGGGTGCCAGCGATGACGCCGCTGCCCGGGCCATTGCCCGCACCATCTGCGGCTCCTCCTTGGTGAAGTGCGCCGTGCACGGCCGCGATCCCAACTGGGGCCGGATCGTGGCGGCTGCCGGCCGGGCCGGAGTGCCGATGGATCCCGATGCCGTCGCCCTCTGGCTGGGGGAGCATCAATTGATGGCCGCAGGTCAGCCCCTCGCCTTTGATCGCCCTGCGGCTTCGGCCTACATGCGCGATCGGGCGGCGGGCGCTTACCTCAGCGACGACACGGTGCTGATCCGCATCCAAGTGGGCGCGGGGCAAGGTGCAGGCCGTGCCTGGGGATGCGACTTGTCTGATCAATATGTGCGCATCAACGCCGATTACACGACGTAAGCCACCGGCTGTCGATGCACCACCACATCCTTGTGCGGGGCGGCCAGGTGGGCGATGTGATCGATCAGCTGGTTGAACAGGGCCTGCGTGCGGGGATGGTCGGCATAGGGCTCGCGCACCATCAGCACATCGCCCACTTCAACGGGGAGTTGCTGGGGCAGGCGAACCCAGTCATCGCCGAAGAGATGAAGGGTGAGGGGTGAGGAGTAGCCAACCAACATCGCTTCCACCGGACTCTGGCCAAACCACGGCGCCTGCTTCATCGCGGCTTCCCGCGCGGCGCTGGGGAGCAAGCCGCAGTTGCGCAGCACCTGCTCGAACACCGGGAAGCTGCCATCCGGCAGTGGGAGCACCGGATAGGGCAACAGCTCATCCCAGGTGATGGCATCGCGCCGTTCGGCCAGGGGATGGCCCACCGGCACCATCAGGTGCATGGGCATGGTGGTGAGCCGCAGGCCCCGGAGACCGTCCCGCAGCGGGGCATCGGGCGCGGAGCAGATCCAGGCGTCGATCACCCCGTCTTGCAACAGAGCCAGGGGTTGTTCGTAATCGAGGTAGTTGAAGTTGCCGCGCTGCCAGTTGTCGAGTGCCACACCATCCAGCCCTGGCGCTGACCAGTGCTGCGCGTCCAGTCGCAGGGTGTGATCACGGCTCCAGCGCCATTGCTGGTGCACGTGCCGCTCCAGGTTGATCAGTTCGGTGTCGCCGATGAGCCGCCACTCGCCTCGGCTGCGGGCCAGCTGCAGATCAAGCAGCTCCAGGCATTTGCGGCTGTTGCGGCTCACGGTGGGCTGGGCGCAGGCCAGGGCTTCTGCCGCCCGTTGGCCCGTGCGCAACCAGATCAAATGATCCAGCGCGGCGAGGCAATCCAGTGAAATCATCCCTCCTCCCACACGCGACGGTGCCGAAATTACGCGGCGGGATCACGTGGTCCTTGTGTTGTTGGCTGCTTCAACACAAGCGGACGTTGTTTATGCAATGTCTGCATGCGCCCGCTACCTGTTGGGGGCGTGGTCTGAGGCTTGCGGTGGGTGCTGCTTAGAGTTGGCGCCCTCGTGCTGGCCCCATGGCCCGGGTGTCGCAGTCAACCCAGCCTCGGCCGCAGCCCATCTGGAAGGGGCCACTGGTGGCAGGCCTCTGCTTTGGCGTGGCCTACGGCATTACCCAACGGCTCGTGAGCTTCAACGTGGCAGAGCTGATCCGCTTTGGCCCTGGCTTCGACGTGCAGGTGTTCCCCGGCACCAGCCTTGAGAGCCTGAAGTTGCGCTTTGGGGATGCCCAGGCGGAAATCAGGGGCGATCTGGAGCTGCAGGAACTGGAGCGGCAGCAGCAGGAAGAGGCCAAGCAGCGCGCCGAGGAAGCCAAGAAGGCTGAGGAACGCCTTAAGAACGCTGCTCAGCTTGAACCGCTGCAGGATGCCGAAGCAGGGCCCGCCCCTGAGCCAGTTGTTGCACCCATAACTGCGCCTGCACCAACCCCTGCTGCGGTTCCGGCTCCCAAACCCAAGCCCAAGCCGACACCACAGGCGAAGCCCAAGCTGCAGGACAAGCCACCTGCAAGCGTGCCGCCTGTGCCCGTGCTCCAACCCCAGCCCTTGCCTCTGCCGCCTCCCGCTCCCCAGCTCTGATCTGCCACAGTTTCAGCAGATCACGCCTGGCCTCGGCCCGGTCGGCCGCCATGAGCACACCTCAGACCCTGGTGCAGGCAGCACTGAATCGACTCTCCGCACGCCTGGGTAGCGGTTTGGCGGATGCCGCCGCCGGTCTGGCGGTGTTGGCACAGGATGCGCCTGATCGGTTTCGGCAGGAATGGGATTTGTTCCGCGAAGAGGTGGAGTTGGAGGCTCAGCGCCTGGAGCGCGGTGATGGCGAGCCCGCCCCCGCGGCTGGTGAGCCGATGTCGCCCCCGGTTGATCCGCAGCAGCAGATCGATCAGTTGCGGGCGCAGGTGGCGCGGGTGGCGCGTCGCTTGGAGGAGCAGCCCTGATGCCTGCCTTGACGCAGGGTGTGCGCAGTGCCACGCGCGTGTTGCGCATCTGGAGTGCTGTGTTGCAGCTTCTCCTATGGCTCTGGCTCGATGCCCGCGATTGGAGCTATCCCGGTGGCGCCAGCGAGGAGCGCCGCGCGGAGCGGCAGCGGCGCCGGGCCCGCTGGCTCACCGCCGAGCTGCTCACGCTCGGCTCGGCCTTCATCAAGCTCGGGCAGTTGCTCTCAGCCCGCCCCGATGTGCTCCCTGCCAGCTGGGTGGAGGAGCTCTCGCGCCTGCAAGACAGCGTTCCCGCCTTTTCCTTCCAAACGGCCCAGGCGCTCCTGGAGCAGGAGCTGGGTGAGCGTTGCGCCGAGATCATCGATCTCGATCCCGATCCGCTCGGGGCCGCCAGCCTGGCCCAGGTGCACCGCGCCAGCCTGCGCAGCGGCCGCCAGGTGGTGCTCAAGATTCAGCGCCCGGGCTTGGAGCGCTTGTTCCGCCTCGACCTGGAGGTGATGCAGCAAGTGGCAGCGGTGCTGCAACGCCATCCCAGCTGGGGGGTGGGGCGCGATTGGGTGTCGATCGCCCAGGAGTGCCGGCGTGTGCTGCTGCGGGAGCTCGATTTCCGCCTGGAGGCCGAACACGCTGCCCGCTTCCGCCAGCAATTTTTGGACGATCCGGGTATTCGCATTCCGGCCGTGGTGTGGGAGCTCACCACCCGCCGGGTGCTCTGCCTGGATTACGTGCCGGGCATCAAGATCACCGACCGCGAGGCGATCCTCGAGGCGGGCATCGATCCGGCGGCGGTGGCCGAAAAGGGCGCCGCCAGCTACCTGCAGCAGCTGGTGCGCTTCGGCTTCTTCCACGCCGATCCCCACCCGGGCAATCTGGCGGTGGCCCGTGATGGGGCACTGATCTACTACGACTTCGGCATGGTGGGCAGCCTGTCGCAGCGGCTGCGCAGTCGCCTGGGCCGCATGGTGACGGCCGCCGCCGCCCGCGACGCCGGTGGGC contains these protein-coding regions:
- a CDS encoding TA system VapC family ribonuclease toxin, whose translation is MSFEAHPCHQQTRQALLEATPDQPWLWCRASQQSFLRLASTPTLLKAYGVPKATNRDAFHALQSLSALPQVAVVEEPPNLMPGWMKLACLDQAAPKRWMDAYLAAFAVAGHWRLITLDRDFLNFVDHGLDLQLL
- the ndk gene encoding nucleoside-diphosphate kinase — translated: MAAERTFVAIKPDGVQRGLVGEILGRFERKGFKLVGLKQLTPSRELAESHYGVHRERPFFAGLVDFITSGPVVAMVWEGDGVIASARKLIGATKPLEAEPGTIRGDLAVNIGRNVIHGSDAPETAQFEIGLWFQPSELSDWTPADQTWRVEG
- a CDS encoding DUF3307 domain-containing protein, translated to MDPLPFFNLLALLCMGHFLGDFGLQGDRMAQEKCPGCSGSVSWRWWVSAHGGIHGLLVALITGVPLLGLAEWGLHTLIDLGKCRQRYSMGADQGLHLLCKLLWAALATA
- a CDS encoding FAD-dependent oxidoreductase, with product MAATPATNTDTPVLILGGGLMGLAIAHALARGGRAVEVLSRRRSEAAGFVAAGMLAPHAEGLSGALLQLGQRSLERIPGWVAQIEADSGLSCGLRPCGIVVPFATAAERDVYPTAPWGEALDRDGLERELPGIGPGWQAGLLFRQDGQIDNRRQLMRALERACVELGVRFQEGVEVLELLHNNHQLTGVRVRDAAAHVETLQTEAAVLCSGAWSAQLLPELPVFPVKGQMLSLQGPREALQRVIFGPGTYLVPREDGLLVVGATSEREAGFTEGLTPFGQRQLQAGIEALLPEASQWPPMERWWGFRPCTPDEGPLLGASPLNGLQLAAGHHRNGVLLAAITAELLSANLSPEGCNPDQQALLELFRWDRFGG
- the gatB gene encoding Asp-tRNA(Asn)/Glu-tRNA(Gln) amidotransferase subunit GatB, whose translation is MAAEAAWEAVIGLETHVQLGTNSKIFTSASTAFGDDPNTHIDPVVCGLPGTLPVLNQKVLEYAVKAAMALNLNIAEHSKFDRKQYFYPDLPKNYQISQYDEPIAEEGWIEVEVAEKGKDTYLKRIGIERLHMEEDAGKLVHAGSDRLAGSTHSLVDYNRAGVALAEIVSKPDLRTGREAAEYASEIRRIMRYLGVSDGNMQEGSLRCDVNISVRRGPDAPFGTKVEIKNMNSFSAIQKACEYEIQRQIKAYESGEPVVQETRLWDEGKQLTKSMRGKEGASDYRYFPDPDLGPIEVSVERREGWRAELPELPAAKRHRYAETLGLSQYDARVLTDERPMAEYFEAAVAAGADPKGLANWITGDIAAYVNANRLSYATLPFRPEQLAEMVQLIDGGKISGKIAKEILPELLEKGGSPAAIVEAKGLGMISDPAAITAIVEELLAAHPEEVEAFRGGKTKLQGFFVGQLMKKTGGKADPKLANQILNQKLKG
- a CDS encoding prolyl hydroxylase family protein, coding for MPTPGRLQSALIGEYKSMIFEPILEVPQVDGDYGQAVVHGISSAKASSPQLAYAPISPELMELAYVEITPLIEAWAGCRLERSWGYGIRSYGPGSKLHVHRDRVDTHVVSCIVHVDDDAPASWPLDFVDHEGQLHEVCFRPGQMLFYESLCPHARVQPFNGKYYRNMYFHWRPVDWDPSPYSGFRCKFSSLEEAQQDCIQLATSGCELIPQDWKEWLRLNFSRGCDRQGMIERAQRDGGFSPSVLEAFLDRLGEDNGVTLADATETKFDSANLADQDSTSVLSWLQWFEAPLTKPDHAPRAWKLDTALAQIYELPDLLSREDCELLIGAINRQLVPSSVTRGESAYRTSRTCHLHDSDSGLSARIDQYLSSLLGVDPSLSEPLQGQCYGPGQYFKEHTDWFAPGTEEFSEHAHPGGQRTWTVMIYLNTVQRGGKTCFKHLNRCYSPIQGFALAWNNLMADGSPNPYTLHEAMPVEEGEKWVITKWFRALPGRNG
- the coaE gene encoding dephospho-CoA kinase (Dephospho-CoA kinase (CoaE) performs the final step in coenzyme A biosynthesis.) → MPASPRWSGPQRRIGLTGGIASGKSTVARWLEQQGLPVLDADVYAREALAPGTAGAAAVLERYGEVVRGEGSAAAAGVINRAALGQIVFNAPQERSWLEQLVHPLVRARFEDELARLASAPAVVLVVPLLFEAGLEGLCSEVWLVDCEPEQQLERLMQRDGLSEAAAEARIQAQWPLERKRPLADQLIDNRTDPSQLPARLGHLLKASALDG
- the argJ gene encoding bifunctional glutamate N-acetyltransferase/amino-acid acetyltransferase ArgJ; this encodes MAAFERVAAAVTHPWYPIPGGVTAPEGFLAAGITAGLKASGKPDLSLLLAPEGAVCAGTFTTSLVRAACVDLCAERLQASGGHARAVLTNSGQANACTGDRGLIDSQRATQAMADRLGLAAEEVLICSTGVIGVPIPMDTLLAGLDPLVAALSAEGGADAATAILTTDLIDKQIALEAELGGRRVRIGGMAKGSGMIHPNMATMLGYLSCDAGVPPEVWQAMVKRAVDRSFNAITVDGDTSTNDTYLAFAAGEPLSPEHFDALEAGLTAVSQHLAKAIARDGEGATCLLEVQVEGASDDAAARAIARTICGSSLVKCAVHGRDPNWGRIVAAAGRAGVPMDPDAVALWLGEHQLMAAGQPLAFDRPAASAYMRDRAAGAYLSDDTVLIRIQVGAGQGAGRAWGCDLSDQYVRINADYTT